The genomic stretch AAAATATGGTGCTTTCGGCTCAGTCCGGAGGGAAAACGAATATTTATACGCTTGACCTAAGGGGCCGGGGAAGAAGGCTGACCAATGATGTTTTTGATGATATTACCCCTGTCTTTGTCAATGATTCTACGATCGTTTATGCTTCCAACCATGCCGATTTGCCGGATAGCGTGCTTACTCGCGCCCCTGATGTCCGGGAATTGCCCGATTACTTTAATTTGTTTAAGCTGGAATTAGGCGATAGTCTGGTGACGACCAAGCTTACTAATATGAATTCAAAGAATTTCATGCCACGACCGATGAACCAGAATTTTGTGCTTCATCTTAGCGACCAAAGTGGCATTTATAATCTTATGCGTTATGGCCTTGGCAGCGAGGTGTCCAGTCAGGTTTCCGCCTTCAATACCAGTGTGGAGACATTTGATTTTTCACCGTTGATAAACAAGTGGGCGTATGCCTATAAGGAAGGTACCGGCAGTAAGTTGGTGCTGGAATCTTATCCCAACATAGATCAATTTACACCTGGCACACCGCGAATTCAGCTTAATCAAGCCAAGAAATTAAACGAACGCTTGGCTGAAAGGAGGCTGGAAAAGCAGCAAGATGAGGAAGTAGAGGAAGAAGAAACTGTTCCTGCACGATTGGCACCAGAAATAGAGGATCCCATGACTATTGATTCCATACCCCGGTCATCCAATAAAACTGGTGCCATCAATGTGGATCGATTGCGATTTGAGCACCATTCAGGGATCAATACGGAAAATTACAGCTTCGATACAGTGCCCACGCCGCAGGAGCAAAGGGAAGGAAGGTTGGCATCCGGAAAAAGCGATATTTTGGAAGCTTTCAGGAAGCAAAGCCTTAAAAATACGGTAAGAGGGCCGAGGGACTATATGCCACAAGTTCAGGCCAATAGCTTGCGTACCACCTTTGTGGTGGATCCGCTGAGAGGCTTCGGTTTGAATATCGAAGGTAAGATGACCGAGCTCCTGCACAACCATGTCTTCCAGGGGGGCATCATGACACCATTGGATTTTAGGTCTGGGAGTGATGTGTATTTTGAGTATGAATACCTGAAAAGCCGTATCGACTATCGAGTGCGCTTTGACAGGAGAGCGTTGGTGATTTCGGAAGGAGATGCCACCTACCAGCGTTATGTGCTTACCAAGGGTGAACTTGGATTCTCCTATCCCTTTACGGAGCATGCGAGGCTTACACTTGCTCCCTTCTATGCCAAAACCCAGTACTTTAATTTAAATCCTGATTCATTGGTCTTGGGAAGTGAAGGGCCCAATAACCGCTTTGATGTACATTATGTTGGTGGAAAAGCCGAGCTGGTGGTGGACAAGACCAGATTGCTAGGGCTTCACATGGAGCAAGGGTTTAAGGGAAAAGTAGGATTTAAGCATTATCAGGGCATTGATGAAGGGGATAGATCATTCAGTAACTTTTACCTTGATCTAAGAAACTATCAAAAAATCCATAAGAATATCACGTTTGCAACGAAGCTTTTTGCAGGATCCTTTATGGGGAGCAATCCGCAGAGTTATTTGGTGGGCGGTATGAAAAACTGGTTGTTCAATGAGTTTTACGAGCCACCATCAAATCGCCCGGAGCCATCGCCAGTGAGAAATCGGGATGGTGTCGAAAATTCGAATATCCTCTTTGCGGAGTTTGTAGACCTCAGAGGTTATGATTATGATGAAATCCGAGGCAGGAATGTGGTGACCTTTTCTGCAGAACTGAGAATTCCGCTGTTCTCGTACTTGTCCCGTGGAAATATAGCTTCTAATTTTATTAAGAACTTCCAGTTGGTGGGCTTTTATGATGCAGGATCATCCTGGAATGATGCCGCTCCTTGGGAACGTGTAAATGACCAAAATACGGAGGTCATCAATACAGAGGGATCACCCTTTAATATTACACTCAATAACTTTAACAACCCTTGGTTACAAAGTTATGGTGGAGGCCTCAGGACGGTATTGCTGAACTATTACGTGAAATTTGATACGGCTTGGCCGATAAGAAATTATGAAGTGGATGATCCGAGATTCTATGTGACCCTGGGATATAATTTCTAAAATGAGTTGAATTGTTTAAGTTTGCTGCATGATTAAATCCATGACCGGCTATGGTGTAGCCAATTTTGAAAATGACCGCTATATTATCAGCGCGGAAATCAAAACGTTAAATTCCAAGTTTCTGGACTTTAACCTTCGCAGTCCCCGACAATTTTCTGATCGAGAGATAGAGATAAGGGGACTGGTATCAGGTATTTTGGAAAGGGGAAAGGTAAATCTCAACATTGAGTTTACGGCTAAATCCAGTACAGATTTACCTGTGAGTATTAACCAAGAACTCTTCGAGACCTACTTTGATACTTATAAGGCGATGGCCTCAAAAGTGGGAGTGAATGACAGCTCGGATTTGTTCAGGATGGCAATTCAAGCACCCAATGTGGTCACCGCCATGACGGATAAATCAGATGACCAAGATGAGTGGGAAGCAGTAAAAAAGGTAGTGATGGAGGCAGCACAAAAGTGTGATGACTTCAGAAAAGATGAAGGCGATACACTCTATCAAAAGTTTAAAGAAAACCTGGAAGTCATCTCGAAAGGGCTGGACGAAATCCAAAAGGAAGAGCCTAAGCGAAAAGAGCGTATTAAAAACAGGATCACGAATAACTTTAAAGACTGGATAGAAGAAAATTCCTTTGATGAAAATCGATTCGAACAGGAATTGATCTACTATTTTGAGAAGTTGGACATTACGGAGGAGATCGTCAGGCTTTCCACACACCTAGGATACTTTGACAAGACCATGGCCTCCTCCAATAGCCAAGGCAAAAAGCTGGGCTTTATCAGCCAGGAGATCGGTAGGGAGATCAATACCATCGGATCCAAGGCCAATGATGCGGCTATCCAGCGGCATGTGATCATTATGAAGGATGAGTTGGAAAAGATAAAAGAGCAGGCGCTGAATATCATTTAAAAATATCAAATAGGCGGTGTTGTACGAAGTTCGGGGTGTCAAGACCGAAGTACATGACCAATTTAGAAAATCAGTAACAATGAAGCAATATCATCAATTACTACAGCATATACTGGACACTGGAGTCCAAAAAGGCGATCGTACAGGGACCGGTACATTAAGTGTGTTTGGCTACCAGATGCGTTTTGACCTGCAAGATGGATTTCCGCTGGTGACGACCAAAAAGTGCCATTTGAAATCGATTATTTATGAACTGCTGTGGTTTTTGAAAGGGGATACGAATATCCAATACCTGCAAGATCATAAGATCAAGATTTGGGATGAATGGGCAGATGAAAATGGTGACCTTGGGCCGGTGTACGGCTATCAGTGGCGTCATTGGCCGGATGGTAAAGGCGGTGAGATCGACCAGATCAAAAACTTGATCCAACAGCTTAAAAACAACCCCAATTCCCGAAGACTTTTGGTAAGTGCTTGGAATGTGGCCGATGTGGATAATATGGCCTTGCCTCCGTGCCATACGATGTTCCAGTTTTATGTGGCGGAAGGAAAACTCTCTTGCCAGTTATATCAGCGAAGTGCCGATGTGTTTTTGGGAGTTCCTTTTAACATCGCTTCCTACGCACTTTTTACCATGATGATGGCCCAAGCGTGTAATTTAGAGCCTGGCGAATTTATCCATACATTTGGTGATGCACACTTATATTCCAATCACCTTGATCAGGCCAAATTACAGCTTTCCAGGGATTGCAGGTCCTTGCCCACCATGAAGATCAATCCAGCCGTGAAGGATATCTTTTCGTTTGAGTACGAAGATTTCGAACTGCTAAACTATGATCCACATCCTCACATCAAAGCGGCAGTGTCGGTTTAGCCCGGATTCAATGCCGTTTTAGCTAAGAGCAGACAGTGACAAGGCTGTCATTCCGACGAATGTCTGAAAGAGCAATATTGTGAGATTGAAAAATTAGCTATTACTTTAATTGAATAGGCTTTCCACTATTTCAATTGAGTGGGTATCAAATTCCTTGTTTTCGATCTTTTGAAGATAGGCGATCCCAGAAACATTAGTGGTAAAAACCTGATCGGCAGAAAGCAGGTCATCTTTCGTGAATTTTCCTTCCATTACCGAAATGCCTTGTTGCATTAGGTGCTTGAGCAAGGCTCCCCTAGCGACGCCTGCGATGCAGCTGCAGCTTAGCGACGGTGTGTAGAAGGTGCTTTCTTTCATCCAAAACAAGTTTGCGATGCCTGATTCGGAAATATAATCTGATGAATCCTTTAAAATGACCTCGTCCATGCCTTGCTCATGACGTTCGATATTGGCCATGACATAGGTGAGTGCGTTGAGGGTTTTACAATGGGACCAAGGGCTTTTGGGAACAGTAATTTCAGTACTGATATATGCTGTTCTCTTTATCGTTTGGGAAGGAGTGGCTTTTTGGATGAGGATAAGTTCACGGGCTTCATGGTTTTGGGGAGTGTATTTTCCCAATCCGCCGCGGTAAACATTCCATCGCACCCTTAATGGTGCTCCTCCAAATTGTTCGCCTAGGAACCTTTCCAATGCCACGATGGAAGTTAACTTTTCGTCGCTAATTTTTAATTGCTGAAGACCTTCTTTTAGTCGGGCCCGATGTGCTTGGCGAAAGCGGATTTTCCCATTTATGAAGAGCATGGTTTCAAACAGGCCGTCACCAAAATAGGCAGCTCTGTTCGCCAATTCAGACGGCGCGTGAATAAACGCTCCTTGCGGGGAAGGATGGATTAAAATTGTATCGTTATCGAACGGTTGTGTGTTCATTACCGGTCAAATGAGCTTGTTGTTAAACTAT from Echinicola soli encodes the following:
- a CDS encoding biopolymer transporter Tol, which produces MKVKLVFIYFTLLWLGSYSVSNAQFDQERFGKNRIQHHEFDWYFFSSNNFEVYYYGGGRDNARMAIDYLENEFERITQMIGYVAYTKPKIFIYNSREEWLESNLDLKKESYSVNGETFFSKLLAEVPYTGDWASFKDELLYRTSKVIVEEMLYGSTIADAFQSNLINSFPEWFIDGTALYLAKGWSLEMDDYVRHYLKGNDNPKLYKLSEREASLVGQSIWNFIVQKYGKRYVSSILNLSRINRNEENSIANTLGVGYESFAEQWRTYYTTVNEPVFSTFKEPTQENIIASTKKNEDGSINDIKFSPDAEHLAYVINNNGKFKVIVRNLSSNNEVTVFKGGTSTDDQEPNFTSPVIAWRDTLNLTIATFKRGLTTLRMRSIDGSSQDKIFLRNITQINSLDFSPNGKNMVLSAQSGGKTNIYTLDLRGRGRRLTNDVFDDITPVFVNDSTIVYASNHADLPDSVLTRAPDVRELPDYFNLFKLELGDSLVTTKLTNMNSKNFMPRPMNQNFVLHLSDQSGIYNLMRYGLGSEVSSQVSAFNTSVETFDFSPLINKWAYAYKEGTGSKLVLESYPNIDQFTPGTPRIQLNQAKKLNERLAERRLEKQQDEEVEEEETVPARLAPEIEDPMTIDSIPRSSNKTGAINVDRLRFEHHSGINTENYSFDTVPTPQEQREGRLASGKSDILEAFRKQSLKNTVRGPRDYMPQVQANSLRTTFVVDPLRGFGLNIEGKMTELLHNHVFQGGIMTPLDFRSGSDVYFEYEYLKSRIDYRVRFDRRALVISEGDATYQRYVLTKGELGFSYPFTEHARLTLAPFYAKTQYFNLNPDSLVLGSEGPNNRFDVHYVGGKAELVVDKTRLLGLHMEQGFKGKVGFKHYQGIDEGDRSFSNFYLDLRNYQKIHKNITFATKLFAGSFMGSNPQSYLVGGMKNWLFNEFYEPPSNRPEPSPVRNRDGVENSNILFAEFVDLRGYDYDEIRGRNVVTFSAELRIPLFSYLSRGNIASNFIKNFQLVGFYDAGSSWNDAAPWERVNDQNTEVINTEGSPFNITLNNFNNPWLQSYGGGLRTVLLNYYVKFDTAWPIRNYEVDDPRFYVTLGYNF
- a CDS encoding YicC/YloC family endoribonuclease gives rise to the protein MIKSMTGYGVANFENDRYIISAEIKTLNSKFLDFNLRSPRQFSDREIEIRGLVSGILERGKVNLNIEFTAKSSTDLPVSINQELFETYFDTYKAMASKVGVNDSSDLFRMAIQAPNVVTAMTDKSDDQDEWEAVKKVVMEAAQKCDDFRKDEGDTLYQKFKENLEVISKGLDEIQKEEPKRKERIKNRITNNFKDWIEENSFDENRFEQELIYYFEKLDITEEIVRLSTHLGYFDKTMASSNSQGKKLGFISQEIGREINTIGSKANDAAIQRHVIIMKDELEKIKEQALNII
- a CDS encoding thymidylate synthase, encoding MKQYHQLLQHILDTGVQKGDRTGTGTLSVFGYQMRFDLQDGFPLVTTKKCHLKSIIYELLWFLKGDTNIQYLQDHKIKIWDEWADENGDLGPVYGYQWRHWPDGKGGEIDQIKNLIQQLKNNPNSRRLLVSAWNVADVDNMALPPCHTMFQFYVAEGKLSCQLYQRSADVFLGVPFNIASYALFTMMMAQACNLEPGEFIHTFGDAHLYSNHLDQAKLQLSRDCRSLPTMKINPAVKDIFSFEYEDFELLNYDPHPHIKAAVSV
- a CDS encoding aminotransferase class IV, coding for MNTQPFDNDTILIHPSPQGAFIHAPSELANRAAYFGDGLFETMLFINGKIRFRQAHRARLKEGLQQLKISDEKLTSIVALERFLGEQFGGAPLRVRWNVYRGGLGKYTPQNHEARELILIQKATPSQTIKRTAYISTEITVPKSPWSHCKTLNALTYVMANIERHEQGMDEVILKDSSDYISESGIANLFWMKESTFYTPSLSCSCIAGVARGALLKHLMQQGISVMEGKFTKDDLLSADQVFTTNVSGIAYLQKIENKEFDTHSIEIVESLFN